A single Saccharolobus shibatae B12 DNA region contains:
- the spt4 gene encoding transcription elongation factor subunit Spt4 has translation MAKKSVFKACKNCKALVETDKETCPVCGSSSFTEEWDGMIIIIDSESEVAKITEAPKPWKYAIIIK, from the coding sequence ATGGCTAAGAAATCAGTCTTTAAAGCATGTAAAAATTGTAAGGCATTAGTAGAGACTGACAAGGAAACATGTCCAGTATGTGGCAGCAGTAGTTTTACAGAAGAGTGGGATGGTATGATTATTATCATTGATTCAGAGTCTGAAGTAGCTAAAATAACTGAGGCCCCAAAGCCATGGAAATACGCAATAATAATAAAGTAA
- the rgy gene encoding reverse gyrase, with amino-acid sequence MTSIDKVPPSIYTRSCPNCGGNISSQRLFNGSVCESCLKEDKEFNNLSDLINILSENNTLKNLNQLYNILEEYKKVEEIFSKLLNSSKPIGPQRSWIIRFLRGESFAIIAPPGLGKTTFGLIMSLYNATRNRKSIIIFPTRTLISQTIDKLAKFSESYSYSPRILYNKQSSTQTENVLEQLKSGDFDIFVSTSRYVIQNLSELSNVKFDFIFVDDVDAALKSGKSAKAILRLVGFTDEDIQTTMKLLRENIGDEEKFGKIQEIRENKLKDKIVIFSSATISRGNPTLSSLMGFRPGSSVIYLRNIYDSYIDLTQTCKGQDVDECTLGTVIRLLKRLNDGTLIFVPIDKGVQYAEYLASNLRDHGINAESVASSSISRLEKFERGEVGSLVGVATHYGVLVRGIDLPWRVKYSIFVGIPKFKFKIGEYMHPLALTRLLSLVYLVKNDDKIRGLLSYIRKRLRRISPAALAMLAKDIREGKIDDERLKEAYSLVNEYLKDTEFLKKISDVGDLVIEGDYILMPDYLTYIQASGRTSRLYGANLTTGLSVLLIDNLRLFELLNKKLNLILDEVKWYPLDIDADRLGQASLSDIVTKITEERENLSKMKKEGSVESSALNVKTTLFIVESPNKAKTISNFFSRPSTRSYGKLRVYETVLGDRILIVAASGGHIYDLITEDDNERYDGNYVYGVLVKDSNFVPIYSTIKKCEKGHQIVKDLSENKCPICGSKIVADKTEVVDILRKLALEADEVLIGTDPDTEGEKIAWDIYLAIRPFNSNIKRAEFHEVTRRAILNAIKNPREFNDNLVKSQIVRRIEDRWIGFKLSRKLQTEFWEQHCKSISKENTECKENRNLSAGRVQTPVLDWVVNRYQKYNENKKKYLIIESQDKSVFPFSILASKKNGLSKKTQIFIQIVDINTKEEDFGPLPPYTTDTLLSDAANLLRIPASETMRIAQDLFELGLITYHRTDSTRISNVGISVAESYLKSKQVDISKVFRPRSWGEGGAHEAIRPTKPLDETMLKASIEQGDLELSKQLTFNHFRVYNLIFRRFITSQLPPLIVTKQIVKIRAYTDDNTELDLDEGKKEFVIGYRLKEGDEFRQVLQEAIYTTFKPYQPIEEKMKGKELIGKVTGTLNKSDVQLYTEGELISEMKSKQIGRPSTYAVIISTLKKRRYIIESKNLKKIIPTKLGMAVKEYLMENYKQIVSEKRTVKLLEKMNEVEEGKVDYLVLLKELYNEIQTIS; translated from the coding sequence TTGACAAGCATAGACAAAGTCCCTCCCTCAATATATACTAGATCATGTCCTAATTGTGGAGGAAATATATCATCTCAGAGGCTATTTAACGGTTCTGTATGCGAATCGTGCTTAAAAGAGGATAAAGAGTTTAACAATTTATCTGATCTGATTAATATTCTTTCTGAAAACAATACTTTGAAAAATCTTAACCAATTATATAATATATTGGAAGAATACAAGAAAGTTGAAGAAATATTCAGTAAATTACTAAATAGTTCGAAACCTATAGGTCCTCAAAGGTCATGGATAATAAGGTTCTTAAGGGGAGAAAGTTTTGCAATAATAGCACCTCCCGGTCTAGGTAAGACGACATTTGGCTTAATAATGTCCCTATACAACGCTACTCGTAATAGGAAATCAATCATTATTTTCCCAACTAGGACTTTAATATCACAAACTATAGATAAACTGGCAAAATTTTCTGAATCATACTCATATTCACCTAGAATACTTTATAATAAACAATCTTCTACTCAGACTGAGAACGTATTAGAACAACTTAAGAGTGGGGATTTTGACATATTTGTTTCTACTAGTAGATATGTTATTCAGAATCTATCTGAATTGTCGAATGTAAAGTTTGACTTCATTTTCGTGGATGATGTAGACGCTGCGTTAAAATCTGGGAAAAGTGCAAAGGCAATACTTCGGCTGGTAGGGTTTACTGATGAGGATATTCAAACAACTATGAAATTACTTAGAGAAAATATAGGCGATGAAGAGAAGTTCGGAAAAATCCAAGAAATTAGAGAAAATAAACTAAAGGACAAAATAGTAATTTTCTCCTCTGCAACTATCAGTAGGGGAAATCCAACACTCTCATCGCTTATGGGCTTTAGACCTGGGAGTTCCGTAATATACTTAAGGAATATTTATGACTCTTATATCGATCTGACTCAAACTTGTAAAGGACAAGATGTTGACGAGTGCACACTCGGTACTGTTATTAGACTTCTTAAAAGGCTTAATGACGGTACTTTGATTTTTGTGCCTATAGATAAAGGTGTTCAATATGCCGAGTATTTAGCTTCAAATTTGAGAGACCATGGGATAAATGCAGAATCAGTTGCATCGTCTTCTATTTCCAGATTAGAGAAATTTGAGAGAGGTGAGGTGGGATCTCTAGTCGGTGTAGCAACTCATTACGGAGTTTTAGTTAGAGGAATAGATTTACCTTGGAGAGTAAAATATTCAATCTTTGTAGGTATACCAAAATTTAAATTCAAAATTGGCGAATATATGCATCCATTGGCGTTAACTAGACTACTAAGCTTAGTATACTTAGTGAAGAACGATGACAAGATAAGGGGCTTACTTAGTTATATTCGTAAGAGATTAAGAAGGATAAGCCCTGCAGCTTTAGCAATGTTAGCCAAGGATATAAGAGAAGGAAAGATAGATGATGAGAGGCTAAAGGAGGCGTATAGTTTAGTTAATGAATATCTAAAAGATACTGAGTTTTTGAAAAAAATATCCGATGTTGGGGATTTGGTAATAGAGGGGGATTATATTCTAATGCCAGACTATTTAACCTATATTCAGGCTAGTGGCAGAACATCTAGACTTTATGGTGCTAATTTAACTACTGGTCTTTCAGTATTATTAATAGATAATCTTAGATTATTTGAATTGCTCAATAAAAAACTAAATTTAATTTTAGATGAAGTAAAATGGTATCCCCTAGATATTGATGCAGATAGACTTGGACAAGCTAGTTTAAGTGATATTGTAACTAAAATAACTGAAGAAAGAGAGAATTTGAGTAAAATGAAGAAAGAGGGAAGCGTAGAATCATCCGCTCTTAACGTTAAGACTACTTTATTTATAGTTGAATCTCCTAACAAGGCGAAAACTATTTCAAACTTCTTTTCAAGACCATCCACAAGATCGTATGGTAAGCTCAGAGTTTATGAGACAGTACTTGGAGATAGGATCCTAATTGTGGCTGCTAGTGGTGGGCATATTTATGATCTAATAACTGAAGATGACAATGAAAGATATGATGGTAATTATGTATATGGAGTCCTAGTAAAAGATAGCAATTTTGTTCCAATTTATTCTACCATAAAGAAATGTGAAAAAGGTCATCAGATAGTAAAGGATCTAAGTGAGAATAAATGTCCTATTTGTGGGTCCAAAATAGTTGCTGATAAGACAGAGGTTGTAGATATACTGAGGAAATTAGCTCTTGAAGCTGATGAGGTTCTTATAGGTACCGACCCTGATACTGAAGGAGAGAAAATTGCTTGGGATATATATTTGGCTATTCGACCATTTAATAGTAATATAAAGAGAGCTGAATTTCACGAGGTAACTAGAAGAGCAATACTTAATGCAATAAAGAATCCTAGAGAATTTAACGATAATTTAGTTAAATCGCAAATTGTCAGAAGGATTGAGGATAGGTGGATTGGGTTTAAACTATCACGGAAACTTCAAACGGAGTTTTGGGAACAACACTGTAAATCCATATCCAAGGAAAATACGGAGTGTAAAGAAAATCGTAATCTGAGTGCAGGTAGAGTTCAAACTCCAGTATTAGATTGGGTAGTCAATAGATACCAAAAATATAACGAAAATAAGAAAAAGTACCTTATTATAGAGTCTCAAGATAAATCAGTCTTTCCCTTCAGCATATTGGCTTCAAAGAAGAATGGCTTATCTAAAAAAACTCAAATATTTATACAAATAGTAGATATAAATACAAAAGAAGAAGATTTTGGTCCCTTACCACCATATACTACAGATACATTACTATCTGACGCTGCCAATCTTTTAAGAATTCCTGCATCGGAGACCATGAGAATAGCTCAAGATCTTTTCGAATTGGGTTTGATAACTTATCATAGAACAGACAGTACTAGGATATCTAACGTTGGTATAAGTGTAGCAGAAAGTTATCTTAAGTCTAAACAAGTTGACATTTCCAAGGTATTTAGACCAAGATCTTGGGGAGAAGGAGGTGCACATGAAGCTATAAGGCCTACTAAACCCCTAGATGAAACCATGCTAAAGGCGTCAATAGAGCAAGGGGATTTGGAACTTTCTAAACAATTAACCTTCAATCACTTTCGAGTATATAATTTAATATTTAGGAGGTTCATTACTAGTCAACTACCACCATTAATAGTAACTAAACAAATAGTTAAGATAAGGGCGTATACTGATGATAATACTGAATTGGACTTAGATGAGGGTAAGAAGGAGTTTGTTATTGGGTATAGGTTAAAAGAAGGAGATGAGTTTAGACAAGTATTACAAGAGGCTATTTATACTACATTTAAGCCTTATCAACCTATAGAAGAAAAAATGAAAGGAAAAGAACTTATTGGTAAAGTAACAGGCACGTTAAATAAGAGTGATGTGCAATTATATACTGAAGGAGAGTTGATAAGTGAGATGAAAAGTAAACAGATCGGAAGACCGAGTACGTATGCAGTCATAATCTCTACGTTAAAGAAAAGAAGATACATTATAGAGTCTAAAAATTTGAAGAAAATAATACCAACCAAATTAGGTATGGCAGTTAAAGAATATCTTATGGAAAATTATAAACAAATAGTATCTGAGAAACGAACTGTGAAATTACTCGAAAAGATGAACGAGGTAGAGGAGGGTAAAGTTGATTATTTAGTACTCTTAAAAGAATTATATAATGAAATACAAACAATTAGTTAA
- a CDS encoding CDC48 family AAA ATPase, whose translation MRKTYFKRFGKMINMSQQLKLRVVEARQRDVGRKVARITDYTMSRLGIENGDYVEITGPSGSSLAQALIGDGIADNEIRIDGYIRKSIGVGIGDEVTVKKAQVQDASKVVLAPTQPISFSQSFVEYVKDWLMDKPLSRGETISVPTYVGSIDFVVVSTQPSQSVRVTGRTSLEIRQEPVKETAAVPKVTWEDIGDLEDVKEKIREIVELPMRHPEVFQHLGIEPPKGVLLYGPPGVGKTLLARALANEIGAYFTSINGPEIMSKFYGESEQRLREIFEEAEKNAPAIIFIDEIDAIAPKREEVTGEVEKRVVAQLLTLMDGIKGRGKVIVIGATNRPDAVDPALRRPGRFDREIEIRPPDAKARKEILQVHTRNMPLAEDVDLDKISEQTHGYTGADLAALAREAAMNALRRFINERKINLEQEQIPVDVLKELKVTMQDFIDAMKFIQPTLLREVYVEVPKVKWEDIGGLEEAKQQLREAVEWPLKFPEMFEKLGIRPPKGILLFGPPGTGKTMLAKAVATESGANFIAVRGPEILSKWVGESEKAVREIFRRARQTAPCVIFFDEIDSIAPMRGFTHDSGVTERIVNQLLSEMDGIQSLNRVVVIAATNRPDILDPALLRPGRFDRLIYVPPPDEKARIEILKIYTKTLPIDSSVNLEELAKKLEGYTGADIEALARETTMKVLRQKYYECLNKAKKECKDQECSDKTIKNCMSNLEIKITMQDFLDTMKVVTPSLTKADIMRYENMVKEIKRSVIG comes from the coding sequence ATGAGAAAGACTTATTTTAAACGTTTCGGAAAGATGATTAATATGTCCCAACAATTAAAATTGAGAGTGGTAGAAGCTAGGCAAAGAGATGTTGGTAGGAAGGTCGCCAGAATAACTGATTACACTATGAGTAGGTTAGGAATAGAGAACGGTGATTATGTAGAGATTACTGGACCTTCAGGATCTTCATTAGCACAAGCGTTAATAGGAGATGGAATAGCGGACAATGAGATAAGAATAGATGGTTACATTAGAAAATCCATAGGAGTGGGTATTGGAGATGAAGTTACAGTAAAGAAAGCACAAGTGCAAGATGCTAGCAAGGTAGTTTTAGCTCCAACACAACCTATTTCCTTTAGCCAAAGTTTTGTAGAATATGTTAAAGACTGGTTAATGGATAAACCTCTAAGCAGAGGAGAAACAATTTCTGTTCCTACTTACGTTGGATCCATAGACTTCGTTGTAGTTTCAACACAGCCTTCACAATCTGTAAGAGTTACAGGTAGAACTTCCTTAGAGATAAGACAAGAACCAGTAAAGGAAACTGCAGCAGTACCTAAGGTCACCTGGGAAGATATTGGCGACCTTGAAGACGTAAAGGAGAAAATAAGAGAAATAGTAGAACTTCCAATGAGACATCCAGAAGTTTTCCAGCATCTAGGAATAGAACCACCTAAGGGTGTATTACTATATGGACCACCAGGAGTTGGGAAAACCTTATTGGCCAGGGCGCTTGCTAATGAAATAGGTGCGTACTTCACTTCAATCAATGGACCAGAAATAATGAGTAAATTCTATGGTGAAAGTGAACAGAGACTAAGGGAAATCTTTGAGGAGGCGGAAAAGAACGCGCCAGCTATAATTTTCATTGATGAAATAGATGCGATAGCACCAAAGAGGGAAGAAGTTACCGGAGAAGTAGAGAAAAGAGTGGTAGCGCAATTGTTGACTCTAATGGATGGAATTAAAGGAAGAGGAAAAGTAATAGTCATAGGAGCAACTAATAGACCAGATGCTGTAGATCCGGCATTAAGAAGACCAGGTAGATTTGATAGGGAAATAGAGATTAGACCGCCTGACGCTAAGGCTAGAAAAGAGATTCTACAAGTACATACTAGAAATATGCCTCTAGCTGAGGATGTGGATTTAGATAAAATCTCCGAACAGACTCACGGCTACACTGGAGCTGATCTAGCAGCTCTAGCTAGAGAAGCAGCAATGAATGCCTTAAGAAGGTTTATTAATGAACGCAAAATTAATCTAGAACAAGAACAAATACCAGTCGATGTGTTAAAGGAATTGAAAGTAACTATGCAAGATTTCATTGACGCCATGAAGTTCATCCAACCAACACTCCTTAGAGAAGTATATGTGGAAGTGCCAAAAGTTAAATGGGAGGATATTGGAGGATTAGAAGAAGCTAAACAGCAATTAAGAGAAGCTGTTGAGTGGCCATTAAAATTCCCAGAAATGTTCGAAAAGCTTGGTATTAGACCACCTAAGGGTATATTGTTATTTGGTCCGCCAGGAACTGGAAAGACAATGCTTGCAAAGGCTGTTGCAACTGAAAGCGGAGCAAACTTCATAGCAGTAAGAGGACCAGAAATATTATCCAAATGGGTAGGTGAAAGTGAAAAGGCAGTTAGGGAAATATTTAGGAGGGCAAGGCAAACGGCTCCTTGTGTAATATTCTTTGATGAAATAGATTCGATTGCACCCATGAGAGGCTTTACACACGATTCCGGTGTAACAGAAAGAATAGTAAATCAGTTACTATCAGAAATGGATGGAATCCAATCGCTAAATAGAGTTGTAGTTATAGCTGCAACTAATAGACCAGATATTCTAGATCCAGCTCTGTTAAGACCGGGTCGATTTGATAGATTAATATATGTCCCCCCACCTGACGAAAAGGCTAGAATAGAGATACTCAAAATTTACACTAAAACACTACCCATAGATTCCAGTGTGAACCTAGAGGAGTTGGCCAAAAAACTTGAGGGATATACTGGAGCTGATATAGAGGCTTTAGCTAGGGAGACCACGATGAAAGTATTAAGACAAAAGTATTATGAGTGTTTAAATAAAGCCAAAAAGGAGTGTAAAGACCAAGAGTGTAGTGATAAGACCATAAAGAATTGTATGAGCAATCTGGAAATAAAAATCACTATGCAAGATTTCCTAGATACCATGAAGGTTGTAACACCTAGTCTGACTAAAGCTGATATTATGAGATATGAAAACATGGTAAAGGAAATAAAGAGATCGGTGATTGGTTGA
- a CDS encoding GTP-dependent dephospho-CoA kinase family protein, which produces MEIRNNNKVNLCFAFDNLRKELSRPYGILFTNNKVFLDFVSKSIQQGFKVITVGDYVSKVLEQSGIIPFLEVIDGKTKRSIPQHRAIIKNKEYRVTNEAGKIRFEIFEIMENILKDRDGGVVFVNGEEDLLVIPVILSANNGDIVIYGQPNAGAVVIIVNEMIRWRVRDMLEKAVVEEC; this is translated from the coding sequence ATGGAAATACGCAATAATAATAAAGTAAACCTATGTTTTGCTTTTGATAATTTAAGGAAAGAACTTTCTAGACCATATGGTATTCTTTTTACAAATAACAAAGTCTTTTTAGATTTTGTATCTAAATCGATACAACAAGGTTTCAAGGTTATAACTGTAGGGGATTACGTAAGCAAAGTATTAGAACAAAGTGGTATAATCCCCTTCTTAGAAGTTATAGATGGAAAAACCAAGAGATCTATACCACAACATAGGGCTATTATAAAGAATAAGGAATATAGGGTGACAAATGAGGCGGGGAAAATTCGATTTGAAATATTTGAAATTATGGAGAATATCCTAAAAGATAGGGATGGTGGAGTAGTTTTTGTAAATGGAGAAGAGGACTTACTTGTTATTCCGGTCATATTGAGTGCAAATAATGGTGATATAGTTATTTATGGGCAACCTAATGCGGGAGCGGTTGTAATTATAGTAAACGAGATGATAAGGTGGAGAGTAAGAGACATGTTAGAAAAAGCCGTAGTCGAAGAATGTTAA
- a CDS encoding PIN domain-containing protein has translation MGVNRDLKVLIDTNILLYVYDGLDPFNKVLEFLDYKPTFFIHSAVLKELDILSEKNKKRFIITSRIRIARKYLEVYKNSWNLINDYDDLPTDEALIRTALRYNMFIFTNDKQLKSNAIKKGIGVLFLQNRSKIIKSLYPI, from the coding sequence ATGGGGGTTAATAGAGATCTAAAAGTACTGATTGATACTAATATTTTATTATATGTATACGATGGTTTAGATCCATTTAATAAGGTATTGGAATTTCTAGATTATAAACCGACCTTTTTTATTCATTCTGCAGTCTTAAAAGAGTTGGATATTTTATCTGAAAAGAATAAAAAAAGATTTATTATTACATCCAGAATTAGAATAGCCAGGAAATATTTGGAAGTATATAAAAACTCATGGAATTTAATAAATGATTATGACGATTTACCTACAGATGAGGCGTTGATAAGGACTGCTCTTAGATATAACATGTTTATATTTACTAATGATAAGCAATTAAAAAGTAATGCAATTAAAAAGGGGATAGGAGTTTTATTTCTTCAAAATAGGAGTAAAATTATAAAATCCTTATATCCTATCTAA
- a CDS encoding DNA-directed RNA polymerase, giving the protein MYKLIKARSIVRIPPNEFGKPLNEIALNELRQQYQEKILKDLGLVLAILNVKTSEEGMLVFGDGATYHEVEFDMITYVPVVQEVVEGEVLQVDNYGVFVNLGPMDGLVHISQITDDTLKYDNVRGIIFGEKSKKVIQKGDKVRARVISVASTVTGRLPRIALTMRQPYLGKLEWITQAKK; this is encoded by the coding sequence ATGTATAAACTTATTAAAGCACGTAGCATTGTGAGGATCCCACCCAATGAGTTTGGTAAACCATTAAATGAGATCGCTTTAAATGAACTAAGACAACAATATCAAGAAAAGATCCTTAAGGATTTAGGTCTAGTTTTAGCTATATTAAATGTCAAAACCAGTGAGGAAGGGATGTTAGTATTTGGTGATGGTGCTACTTATCATGAGGTCGAATTTGATATGATAACCTATGTACCAGTTGTACAAGAAGTAGTTGAGGGTGAGGTTTTACAAGTTGACAACTATGGTGTGTTCGTTAACTTAGGACCGATGGATGGCCTCGTTCACATTTCCCAAATAACAGATGATACACTGAAATATGACAATGTAAGAGGTATAATATTCGGCGAAAAATCTAAGAAAGTAATACAAAAGGGTGACAAAGTAAGAGCAAGAGTGATAAGCGTTGCGTCTACGGTAACAGGTAGATTGCCTAGAATCGCTTTAACTATGAGACAGCCCTACTTGGGCAAGTTAGAGTGGATAACACAGGCTAAGAAGTGA
- a CDS encoding 2,3-bisphosphoglycerate-independent phosphoglycerate mutase encodes MKQYKILLIIADGLGDRPVSKLNGLTPLEAANKPAISDLLKNSMIGLMDPISPGVIPGSDTSHLSIFGLDPHVYYRGRGAFEALGAGATLKHGDVAFRGNFATVNNDLVVVDRRAGRKLEEGEELVKELNEKIKEINDVKIRFYKGTEHRVAVVLSGKGISDKVSDTDPHYEGLKVLESKPLEDSTEALRTAEIINILTRKVFDVLNSSEVNKRRIEQGEKPANIVLLRGAAHYVKLPSFSSYTKLKAAAVSATALIKGICRELDMNVVTPIGATGGIDTDYNAKAKATIELLKENDFVFLHIKATDAASHDGLVEEKVKAIERIDKAIGTIVDNVGRDNLILMFTGDHATPVEVKEHSGDPVPILLYVPYPIINDSVRDFNEKEVRKGSLRIRGLDVTNILLNYSNRAEKYGA; translated from the coding sequence TTGAAGCAATACAAAATTCTTTTAATAATTGCAGATGGTTTAGGAGACAGACCAGTATCTAAATTAAATGGATTAACCCCATTAGAAGCTGCCAATAAACCAGCCATAAGTGATTTACTTAAAAACTCAATGATTGGCTTGATGGATCCAATATCCCCTGGCGTAATCCCGGGGAGTGATACTTCACATCTATCAATATTTGGGCTAGATCCACACGTTTATTATAGAGGAAGAGGGGCTTTCGAGGCATTGGGGGCTGGAGCCACACTCAAACATGGAGATGTTGCATTTAGAGGAAATTTCGCTACAGTGAACAATGATCTAGTAGTAGTTGATAGAAGAGCAGGAAGGAAGCTTGAAGAGGGAGAGGAGTTAGTAAAGGAATTAAATGAAAAAATTAAAGAGATAAACGACGTAAAAATTAGATTTTATAAAGGAACAGAACATAGAGTAGCGGTAGTATTATCTGGGAAAGGAATAAGTGATAAGGTTAGTGACACTGATCCTCATTATGAAGGCTTAAAAGTTCTAGAAAGTAAACCATTAGAAGATTCTACTGAAGCTCTGAGAACCGCTGAGATAATCAACATACTTACGCGGAAAGTTTTCGATGTCTTAAACTCCTCAGAAGTAAATAAGAGAAGAATAGAACAAGGAGAGAAGCCGGCTAATATAGTATTGTTAAGAGGAGCTGCCCATTACGTTAAGTTGCCATCATTTTCAAGCTATACTAAGCTTAAAGCTGCTGCTGTTTCAGCTACAGCACTTATAAAAGGAATATGTAGAGAACTTGATATGAACGTTGTAACACCAATAGGCGCCACTGGAGGTATAGATACTGATTATAACGCTAAAGCTAAAGCGACAATAGAACTATTAAAGGAGAATGATTTCGTTTTTCTACATATTAAGGCTACTGACGCTGCATCACATGATGGGCTAGTAGAAGAAAAAGTAAAGGCGATTGAGAGGATAGATAAAGCGATAGGAACTATTGTGGACAATGTTGGAAGAGATAATCTAATATTGATGTTTACTGGAGATCATGCGACCCCAGTGGAGGTTAAAGAACATTCAGGAGATCCAGTTCCAATACTTCTCTACGTGCCTTATCCAATTATTAATGATAGTGTCAGAGATTTTAACGAGAAGGAGGTTAGAAAGGGAAGTCTAAGAATAAGAGGATTGGACGTAACAAATATATTGCTAAACTACTCTAATAGAGCAGAAAAATATGGCGCGTGA
- a CDS encoding translation initiation factor IF-2 subunit gamma, protein MAWPKAQPEVNIGVVGHVDHGKTTLVQAITGIWTSKHSEELKRGMTIKLGYAETNIGICESCKKPEAYVTEPSCKSCGSDEEPKFLRRVSFIDAPGHEVLMATMLSGAALMDGAILVVAANEPFPQPQTREHFVALGIIGVKNLIIVQNKVDVVSKEEALSQYKQIKQFTKGTWAENAPIIPVSALHKINIDTLIEGIEEYIKTPYRDLSQQPVMLVIRSFDVNKPGTQFNELKGGVIGGSIIQGLFKVDQEIKVLPGLRVEKQGKVSYEPIFTRISSIRFGDEEFKEAKPGGLVAIGTYLDPSLTKADNLLGSIVTLADANVPVLWNIRIKYNLLERVVGAKEMLKVDPIRAKETLMLSVGSSTTLGIVTSVKKDEIEVELRRPVAVWSNNIRTVISRQIAGRWRMIGWGLIEI, encoded by the coding sequence TTGGCATGGCCTAAAGCTCAACCAGAAGTTAATATAGGTGTAGTTGGACATGTAGATCACGGTAAGACAACGCTAGTTCAGGCTATAACGGGAATTTGGACTTCAAAACATTCTGAAGAACTAAAAAGAGGTATGACGATAAAATTAGGTTACGCGGAGACTAATATAGGCATTTGTGAGAGTTGTAAAAAACCAGAGGCATATGTAACCGAACCCTCATGTAAATCTTGTGGATCGGATGAGGAGCCCAAGTTCTTGAGAAGAGTTTCCTTTATTGATGCCCCTGGTCATGAGGTTCTAATGGCTACAATGCTATCTGGAGCAGCGTTAATGGATGGTGCAATTCTTGTTGTTGCTGCAAATGAACCTTTTCCCCAGCCCCAAACTAGAGAACATTTCGTAGCACTAGGTATAATAGGAGTGAAAAATCTAATTATAGTTCAAAATAAGGTCGACGTAGTCTCCAAAGAGGAAGCATTGTCGCAGTATAAGCAAATAAAGCAGTTTACAAAGGGAACCTGGGCCGAAAATGCACCTATAATTCCAGTAAGCGCGCTTCATAAGATTAATATAGATACTCTAATAGAGGGCATAGAGGAGTACATAAAGACTCCTTATAGGGATCTCTCACAACAACCTGTTATGCTTGTGATAAGGAGTTTTGACGTTAATAAGCCCGGTACCCAATTTAATGAGCTGAAGGGTGGCGTGATAGGTGGTAGTATTATACAAGGCTTATTTAAGGTTGATCAAGAAATAAAAGTATTACCGGGCTTAAGAGTAGAAAAACAAGGTAAAGTATCTTATGAACCTATTTTCACAAGGATTTCATCCATAAGATTTGGAGATGAGGAATTTAAGGAGGCTAAACCGGGAGGTTTAGTAGCAATAGGTACATATTTGGATCCCTCATTGACTAAGGCTGATAATTTGCTTGGAAGTATTGTAACCTTGGCTGATGCTAATGTTCCAGTTTTATGGAATATCAGAATAAAGTATAATCTCTTGGAACGTGTAGTTGGAGCTAAGGAGATGTTAAAGGTAGATCCCATAAGAGCTAAGGAAACTTTGATGTTATCTGTAGGTTCCTCGACGACTTTGGGGATAGTTACTTCTGTAAAGAAGGATGAGATTGAAGTGGAGTTAAGAAGACCCGTGGCAGTATGGTCTAATAATATTAGAACTGTTATAAGTAGGCAAATAGCTGGTAGGTGGAGAATGATAGGATGGGGGTTAATAGAGATCTAA